One window of the Marinicella rhabdoformis genome contains the following:
- a CDS encoding sialidase family protein, which translates to MSKFALSLLCLYSSMSFADKKAHETWGQGEQFHHMKQLPESKQFSAAPSKNRGIHTSYQVSINNQGDNVLGDAANEPSIAVNPLDPSQMAIGWRQFGSVQSDFREAGSAYSSDGGKTWHKNGPIEAGKFRSDPVLSSDADGTFFYQSLRVVNPNNLNTADFYVDQWRSNDGGKTWTDKTYAYAGDKSWFAIDENNSADRGNIYAAWNVAGNGFYPHTFNYSTDNGQSFHAPITIPMKPIFGTVAVGFDGEVYVAGVDGDLSHLGAGYVLRSNNPIATMFPDFAQITSLDLGGGLRTGAINPVGLLGQLWVATDKSQRHSRGNVYVFASVKPWAHSDPLDVHFQRSTDGGISFEPFKKINSDPSRRNYQWFGTMGVAPNGRIDVTWYDTRDHQTMGQPKRSELYYSYSYDGGLTFAKEQPITPVFWHNRGYPVQQKLGDYIDIVSDNGGAHIAYAATLNGGQDVYYVYARPTLHEENPNFPAHEMDNAWYNPNSPNQGIFTKTLVLNPNSTNPQLQNFEAVFTYTPAGDPIWFTLQNDHPLTGDSITFPVLMPSGEMVDGKPQIRAVGLAVKSRMYDDEGEFIPHRMHYEFDMTETVKNQVMSLTAGTSYFDESFYVNNVFYGTSKSIELEPLVPIDQVRDDFCHPQGQALIADGESSEGRVQFSFQRGDKLNVFGADFSYKKAVDDEGNVSLLLDQNGKVQPVWYTLNSLNEGVSDNGDVDNQIDYSTGGVGFFEITSLSPNIVTVGQEQIRQSHSTGFKVTKPTGEIEQQFILAINSYCELPD; encoded by the coding sequence ATGTCTAAATTTGCTTTATCGTTATTGTGCCTTTATTCATCAATGTCTTTTGCCGATAAAAAGGCTCATGAAACCTGGGGGCAAGGTGAACAATTTCATCACATGAAGCAGTTGCCAGAGTCTAAGCAGTTTTCAGCAGCACCATCTAAGAACAGAGGTATTCATACCAGCTATCAAGTCAGCATAAACAATCAAGGTGATAATGTTCTTGGCGATGCGGCTAATGAACCATCGATTGCAGTTAATCCACTCGATCCCAGTCAAATGGCCATAGGTTGGCGACAATTTGGCAGTGTCCAAAGTGACTTCAGAGAAGCAGGAAGCGCCTATTCATCAGATGGCGGAAAAACATGGCATAAAAATGGTCCTATTGAAGCGGGTAAGTTTCGATCAGACCCGGTGTTGAGTAGTGACGCAGATGGTACTTTTTTCTATCAATCATTACGGGTTGTGAATCCAAATAACTTGAATACTGCTGATTTTTATGTGGATCAATGGCGCTCTAATGACGGTGGGAAAACATGGACTGACAAAACCTATGCATATGCTGGTGATAAAAGTTGGTTTGCCATTGATGAAAATAATTCAGCCGATAGGGGTAATATTTATGCTGCTTGGAATGTGGCTGGGAATGGTTTTTATCCACACACTTTTAACTATTCTACAGACAACGGACAAAGTTTTCATGCCCCAATTACAATACCAATGAAGCCAATCTTTGGTACAGTAGCAGTGGGCTTTGATGGAGAAGTTTATGTGGCTGGTGTGGATGGAGATTTAAGTCACCTGGGTGCGGGTTATGTGCTTCGTTCTAACAATCCAATAGCAACTATGTTTCCGGATTTTGCTCAAATTACTTCACTTGACTTAGGAGGTGGTTTAAGAACAGGAGCAATCAACCCAGTGGGTTTATTAGGTCAATTGTGGGTGGCGACAGATAAATCACAACGGCACAGCAGGGGGAATGTGTATGTTTTCGCATCTGTTAAGCCATGGGCGCATTCTGATCCTTTGGACGTTCATTTCCAAAGGAGTACTGATGGAGGCATCAGTTTTGAACCTTTCAAAAAAATCAATTCAGATCCATCCCGAAGAAACTATCAATGGTTTGGAACCATGGGAGTTGCGCCGAACGGGCGCATAGATGTGACTTGGTACGATACGCGAGATCATCAAACCATGGGCCAGCCTAAGCGCTCTGAACTGTATTATAGCTATTCTTATGATGGCGGATTGACATTTGCTAAAGAGCAGCCGATTACACCTGTTTTTTGGCATAACAGGGGCTATCCAGTTCAGCAAAAATTGGGTGATTACATAGATATTGTTTCAGACAATGGAGGGGCACATATAGCTTATGCGGCGACATTGAATGGTGGGCAAGATGTATATTATGTATATGCAAGGCCAACATTGCACGAAGAAAACCCCAATTTTCCAGCACATGAAATGGACAACGCCTGGTACAACCCGAACAGCCCAAACCAAGGTATATTTACCAAAACGTTGGTGTTAAACCCTAACAGTACCAACCCACAGCTACAAAATTTTGAGGCAGTCTTTACTTACACACCAGCAGGTGACCCAATCTGGTTTACATTACAAAATGATCACCCTTTAACGGGGGACAGCATCACATTCCCAGTCTTAATGCCTTCAGGTGAAATGGTTGATGGAAAACCGCAAATTCGTGCTGTGGGACTGGCAGTAAAGTCGCGGATGTATGATGATGAAGGTGAGTTTATACCACACCGCATGCATTATGAGTTTGATATGACAGAAACAGTTAAAAATCAAGTGATGAGTTTGACTGCCGGAACATCATATTTCGATGAATCATTTTATGTTAATAATGTTTTTTATGGCACATCCAAGTCCATAGAATTAGAACCTTTGGTGCCTATTGATCAAGTCCGTGATGACTTTTGTCACCCACAAGGCCAGGCGTTGATTGCAGATGGAGAGTCATCTGAAGGTCGGGTTCAATTCAGTTTTCAAAGAGGGGATAAGTTGAATGTGTTTGGAGCCGATTTCAGCTATAAGAAAGCCGTTGATGATGAAGGAAATGTCAGTTTGTTGTTAGATCAGAATGGCAAGGTTCAACCTGTTTGGTATACACTAAATTCTTTGAATGAAGGGGTATCTGATAATGGAGATGTCGATAATCAAATTGATTATTCAACAGGAGGTGTGGGTTTTTTTGAAATCACAAGCTTATCTCCAAACATTGTTACTGTGGGGCAAGAGCAGATCAGACAAAGTCATTCAACTGGCTTTAAAGTGACTAAACCCACTGGAGAAATAGAACAACAGTTTATTTTGGCGATAAATTCTTATTGTGAATTGCCTGATTGA
- a CDS encoding DUF4124 domain-containing protein, with translation MKKFALVCLVLLSSLAIAGTTLYKYTDPNGVTHYSQTKIDDRYEAVEAQPVSVVPSQLKTTPNPKVNEEKEVSSKELIKSFKLTKPKQEENLWGTGLSVTASVDVEPGLLEIYDIQYVIDGKSKPANSRATQKFENIYRGEHKIYGQLVEKGSNRVVKKTQVVTFFMHQQSKK, from the coding sequence ATGAAAAAGTTTGCTTTAGTTTGTTTGGTTTTGCTGTCTTCTTTGGCAATTGCAGGAACCACTTTGTATAAATATACAGACCCTAATGGTGTCACACATTACAGTCAAACCAAAATTGATGACCGGTATGAAGCCGTTGAGGCGCAGCCAGTTTCTGTGGTGCCTTCACAATTGAAAACCACACCCAATCCAAAAGTCAATGAAGAAAAAGAAGTGTCTTCTAAAGAGCTGATCAAATCTTTTAAATTAACCAAGCCAAAACAAGAAGAAAATTTATGGGGTACTGGGCTTTCAGTAACAGCTTCAGTGGATGTTGAGCCTGGCTTACTAGAAATTTATGATATCCAATATGTGATAGATGGTAAAAGCAAGCCAGCGAATAGCCGAGCCACACAAAAGTTTGAAAATATTTACCGTGGTGAACACAAAATCTATGGCCAGTTGGTAGAAAAAGGCAGTAATCGGGTGGTGAAAAAAACCCAAGTGGTGACATTTTTCATGCATCAGCAATCAAAAAAGTAA